A genomic region of Trueperaceae bacterium contains the following coding sequences:
- the fabD gene encoding ACP S-malonyltransferase, which translates to MSDAHVVAAIFPGQGSQAVGMAHELYAASPAAKRVLDEAEAALPGLMALMWEGPADELQLTANQQPALVAAGAAAFAAYLEAGGAAPRLAAGHSLGEYTAHVAAGTLSVADAVRIVRKRGQYMQDAVPAGAGAMAAVLKLDEGVIREVLAEVAAGGPADLVAVANLNAPGQTVISGTAEGVAKASDALKAKGGRAIPLKVSAPFHSPLMAPAAARLATDLAAVAFLEPGVSIVCNVTAEPLQGAAQAARLLTEQVTAPVRWVECVRKLDALGATRYVEFGSGSVLVGLLGRILPGASGVAVTDPASLAAALA; encoded by the coding sequence ATGAGCGACGCGCACGTCGTCGCCGCCATCTTCCCCGGCCAGGGCTCGCAGGCCGTCGGCATGGCGCACGAGCTCTACGCCGCCTCCCCTGCGGCCAAGCGCGTGCTGGACGAGGCGGAGGCCGCCCTGCCAGGGCTCATGGCGCTCATGTGGGAAGGCCCTGCCGATGAGTTGCAGCTCACCGCCAACCAGCAGCCGGCCCTCGTGGCCGCCGGCGCCGCGGCGTTCGCCGCCTACTTGGAAGCGGGGGGCGCCGCCCCGCGCCTCGCGGCCGGCCACTCGCTAGGCGAGTACACGGCGCACGTCGCGGCCGGCACGCTGAGCGTGGCCGACGCCGTGCGCATCGTGCGCAAGCGCGGGCAGTACATGCAAGACGCCGTGCCGGCGGGCGCCGGCGCCATGGCGGCCGTCCTGAAGCTCGACGAGGGCGTCATCCGCGAGGTCCTCGCCGAGGTCGCCGCCGGCGGTCCGGCCGACCTCGTGGCGGTGGCCAACCTCAACGCCCCGGGCCAGACGGTCATCTCCGGCACCGCAGAGGGCGTGGCGAAGGCGTCGGACGCGCTCAAGGCCAAGGGCGGCCGCGCGATCCCCCTCAAGGTCAGCGCGCCCTTCCACTCGCCGCTCATGGCGCCCGCCGCCGCCCGCCTCGCTACGGACCTGGCCGCCGTCGCCTTCCTAGAGCCCGGCGTGAGCATCGTGTGCAACGTGACGGCCGAGCCGCTCCAAGGGGCGGCACAGGCGGCGCGGCTCCTGACGGAGCAGGTGACGGCGCCCGTGCGCTGGGTGGAGTGCGTCCGGAAGCTCGACGCGCTCGGCGCGACCCGCTACGTCGAGTTCGGCTCCGGCAGCGTGCTCGTCGGCCTGCTCGGGCGCATCCTGCCCGGCGCCAGCGGCGTGGCGGTCACGGACCCGGCGAGCCTCGCCGCCGCACTGGCCTAG